A segment of the Bartonella henselae str. Houston-1 genome:
TCAGAATCTCCCAAAGGAAGAACAGGAAACTGCGCCTCCTTGGCATCTATTTCCAGCACAGCAATATCGGTTGCCTCATCTTTTAGCATAACCTTACTTTCAAATTCCCTCCCATCAGAAAGAGCAACTTTAATTTCGTTTGCATCCTTAATGACATGGTAATTCGTAACAACTAAACCACGCTTATCTACAATCACTCCAGACCCTAATGAAGATTGCTTACGTACAGGCAAATTATTTTGAAAACGACTAAAAAATTGCTCAAAAAATGGATCACCTTCAAAAGGGGAACGTGCTCTAATTTGTCGAGCTGCATAAATATTCACAACAGATGGAATAGTCTTTTTAACTAAAGGAGCAAATGAAAGAGTGATTTCTTTTTGTGTTTGTGGAATTTCAGCATAAGCACAATGAAATGATATCTGTGCCATAATCGCCCAAAAAAACCACCCTACAAAAGAATACCTCATGACTTTCTCCTTAAAAAAACTAACAACTAGCCTACTCTTTAACATTAATAGGATATAAGAAAACCTCTCATATTGCATAAGCTAAAAACATTCATTAATATTTATAATGAAGAAGAAAAACAACCATTTGAGCAATAAATATTATAAAAATCATATAATTCAATATATTGTAATCTTTTCACTTTATTTCCTTTTTGAGTAAAATTATCTTCAAAGTGGTCACAAAAAAAACCGCCCTGGAAAGGCGGCTTTCTAAAATTTAACAGAAAGAAAACGCTCTATTTTCATGAAGAAGCTTCTTTTTCATTTGCAGAACTTTCTGTACGCACACGATCTACAGCGCCCTTCGCATCAACATCACGATCAACAAACTCTATAACAGCCATGGGCGCATTATCGCCAGTACGAAAACCTGCTTTCATAATACGCAAATATCCACCATTGCGCGACGCATAACGAGGAGCAAGGGTATCGAATAACTTTGCAACTTTCCCTGCATCACGAAGTGAAGCTATTGCTTGTCGACGGGCATGCAAACCTCCGCGTTTACCAAGCGTAACTAACCTTTCAACAATAGGACGAATTTCTTTAGCTTTTGGAAGCGTTGTCACAATTTGCTCATGTTCGATTAGCGAAATCGCCATATTTGCAAACATTGCTTTACGGTGACTGGCAGTCCGGTTCAACTTGCGACCTGACTTACTATGGCGCATAAACCTTCTCCTTAAATTTTAACGTTAATACTGATCTTCATAGCGTTTAGCAAGATCATCAATGTTCTCAGGTGGCCACGTAGGAACTTCCATACCAAGATGTAATCCCATACATGCCAAAACTTCTTTAATTTCATTTAACGACTTGCGACCAAAGTTTGGTGTACGAAGCATTTCAGATTCTGTTTTTTGGATAAGATCACCAATATAAACAATATTATCATTCTTAAGACAATTTGCCGAACGAACTGAAAGCTCTAATTCATCCACTTTCTTGAGAAGCGCGGGATTAAAAGCAAGCTCTGAATTAGACTCTTCAACAGTTGGCTTCTCTGGCTCCTTAAAATTGATAAACAACGCTAATTGATCCTGAAGGATACGTGCTGCAAAAGCAAGAGCATCCTCTCCATTAACAGCACCATTCGTTTCAACTGTAAGCGTTAATTTATCATAATCCAGAACTTGACCTTCACGGGTATTCTCTACCTTATAAGACACTTTACGAATTGGTGAATAAAGACTATCAACTGGAATAAGACCTATTCGCGCATCATCAATACAATTGCGATCAGAGGGCACATAACCTTTCCCTGTATTAACAATAAATTCCATACGAATCTCAGCATCCTCATCAAGAGTACAGATAACATGATCTGGATTCAAAATTTCCATATCTCCAACGGTACTGATATCCCCAGCTCTCAGAACACCAGGGCCCTCTTTACAAACAACAATACGTTTAGGCCCCTCTTCTCGCATACGAAGTGCAATTTCTTTGATATTCAAAATAATATCTGTAACATCCTCACGAACACCCGGAATTGATGAAAATTCATGTAAGACACCATCAATCTGTACAGCAGTAATTGCAGCACCACGAAGTGATGACAATAATACGCGACGAAGCGCATTGCCTAATGTTAAGCCAAAACCCCGCTCAAGAGGCTCCACAATCACGCTTGAAATATTCGGATTATCATGTTTAGAAAACTCAACCTTATTGGGTTTAATGAGTTCCTGCCAGTTTTTCTGGATCATATTTTTATTCCCGTTCTTTAGTTCCGCTACCATTCAATTGTAACGGACAATGTGAACATCAGAGAAGCCTCCGACAACGAAAAACAACACCCAATTAAACACGCCGCCTTTTCCGTGGACGACATCCATTATGAGGAATCGGCGTTACATCACGAATTGAAGTAATAATAAAACCGACAGATTGTAATGCACGCAGAGCTGATTCACGACCTGATCCAGGACCGCAAACCTCAACTTCTAATGAACGCATACCATGTTCCTGCGCCTTTCTAGCACAATCTTCTGCAGCCACCTGCGCTGCAAAAGGCGTAGATTTACGTGAACCTTTAAACCCCTGAGCACCAGCGGAAGACCAGGCAATTGCATTTCCCTGAGCATCAGTAATGGTAATCATTGTATTATTAAATGTTGAATTGATATGCACAACACCGGATGAAATATTTTTGCGCTCGCGGCGACGAACACGTGTGGCTTCCTTGGCCATAGCTTTCCTTCCAACGATCTCTGCACTGCCGTAACACCAGCAGCTCCACCTAATTTATTCTTGTTAAAAATTCTTAACAAGAAATAGAACACTAAAAAAAACAAAAGCCTTCTTTAAAGAGACTCTTATTTTTCCTTATCGGCAATTGCTATTTTTTCTTACCGGCAATTGCCTTAGCCGGTCCTTTACGAGTGCGCGCATTTGTATGCGTACGCTGCCCACGAACAGGTAAAGAACGGCGATGACGTAATCCTCGATAACAACCAAGATCCATCAAACGCTTAACATTCATTGCAACCTCACGGCGAAGATCTCCCTCAACTTGATAACCCTGATCTATCGCCTCACGAATCTGCAACACTTCTGCATCGGAAAGCTCATGCACACGACGCCCTATAGGAATGCCAACCTTTTTAGTAATTTCTTGAGCAAATTTTGGTCCAATCCCGTGGATATACTGAAGCGCAATAATCACACGCTTATTTGTCGGGATATTGACGCCAGCAATACGAGCCACGCCTGTTCTCCTTGATTATATTGACAATTAACCATAAAATACCTGATGTACTTTACAGAAGAAACAGATCCGGCAATAAACATTTTCCGAATCCTAATCATTTTAATGAAATAGATTAAAGCAGTTTTTGATAGATTTCACCCAAAAAGTCAACTCTTTTCATTTATTTCTAAAAAAATCCCTATTTAAGAACCTCTCTAATTTTGCGTGATACCTCAGTAACACCAATCATTCCATCAACTAGCTTCAATAATCTCCTTTGCAAATAAAATTCCGACAAAGGAGCTGTCTTCTCACGATATTCCACTAATCGTTTTGCAAAAGCAACAGGATTATCATCCGAACGGACCTGTCCACCGGCAATTATTGTTTCCTGAACACGCTTCTTCATTCGTTCAAGCAATGCATCTTCATCAACAATTAACTCAATAACGGCATCAAGCTGCATATTTTTTGACTGTAAAACCTGTTGCAAAACTTCTGCCTGTCCTACAGTGCGCGGATATCCATCCAAAACAAAACCGTTTATACAATCAGATTCGTCAATGCGATCGGATACAATTTGATTAACAATACTATCAGAGACCAAAGTACCAGCATTGATCATAGCTTTAGCTTTCTTGCCAATTTCCGTTTCTCTGCGAATAACTTCACGCAACATATCGCCTGTTGATAACTGAGGGATGTGATATTCCTCACACAACATCTTAGCTTGTGTACCTTTTCCAGCTCCAGGAGGACCTAAAAGAACAATCCTCATCGATTCCTTCTGCCTCCACGAAGTTTTGACTTTTTAATCAATCCTTCATATTGGTGTGCCACAAGATGTCCCTGAATTTGGGCAACTGTATCAAGCGTAACAGTAACAACAATCAACAAAGACGTCCCTCCAAGATAAAAAGGAACCTGTAGTGCGGATATCATAAATTCCGGCAACAAACAAACCAAAATAATATAAATAGCTCCCACAACAGTAATACGCGTCAAAACATAATCAATATACTCAGCTGTACGCTCGCCAGGACGAATTCCTGGAATAAAGCCAGAATGTTTCTTTAATTGATCTGCTGTATCACTTGGATTAAACACAATAGCTGTATAAAAAAAGCAAAAAAATGCCATCAAAATGGCATAGACAATCATATAAAGTGGCTGTCCGTGACCAAGAGAATAAGAAATAGCTTGAACCCATTGTGGCATTTTATCAGAAAAATTATTAACAGTTGCAGGTAATAACAACAAAGAGGAAGCAAAAATCGGTGGAATAACACCAGCAGTATTCAGCTTTAAAGGAAGATGTGACATATCACCTTGAAACATCTGGTTACCAACCTGACGTTTCGGATACTGAATAAGGATACGTCGTTGTGCTCGCTCAACAAAAACAATAATTGCGATGACAGAAACCGCAATAAAAATGATTGTTATGAACAAAAAAGTTGATAAATCAGCTTGACTATGAGCAGTCAAGAGTTGAGCAAAAGTAGAAGGGAGATTAGCCACAATACCTGTAAAAATAATAAGAGAAACCCCATTACCAACACCACGTGATGTAATTTGTTCGCCAAGCCACATGAGAAACATTGTCCCACCAACAAGGGTAATAACGGAAGAAATACGGAACATAAAACCGGGTTCTAAAACAATTTGAAGACCTGTTCCTATACCCGTTTCAAGAGCAACCGCAATACCAAACGCCTGTAAAATTGCCAATACCACTGTTACATAACGGGTATACTGATTAATAATTTTACGACCTAATTCCCCCTCTTTTTTAAGAGTTTCCAAAGAAGGAATAATGGAGGTGAGCAATTGCACAATAATTGACGCCGATATATAAGGCATAATTCCCAGTGCAAAAATTGCCATGCGCCCAACAGCACCTCCAGCAAACATATTAAATAAACCCAAAACGCCAGAAGCATGATGTTCAAATGTTTGCCGTAAAGCATCAATATTAATACCAGGAAGAGAAATATATGTACCAAAACGATACACAAGAAGCGCTCCCAAGGTAAACCAAATGCGCTTCTTTAACTCGGTCGCACGCGAAAAAGTACCGAAGTTTATATTGGAAGCAAATTGCTCTGCTGCTGATGCCATAAAACGTCTCCCGTCCACACTCCAGTTCTTTAAATCACAGAAGTATAATTCTAAAAACTCATACCTTTATAATATAATAAATGTAAAACCTAAACAATTCTCCCAAAAAGCTTCAAATGAAGTACACATATTTCCTTAGATAATCATTCAGATCAAAAAACTCGTCAAACAGTTTCAGGAAAATGAACCTGGCCGCCAGCTTTTTCAATTTTAAGACGAGCAGCTTTAGAAGCATAAGACACATTAAAAGAAATTTTCACTTTTAATTCACCATCAGAAAGAAGACGGACTCCATCTTTTACACGACGAATAATACCAGCTTCTTTCAGTGCAATAATATCAACAGGCTTCTCAATATTCAACTTCCCTGTATCAATCGCAGACTGAATACGCCCCAAGGAAACTTCGTTATAATCTTTTGCGAAAAAATTCCTAAATCCCCGCTTTGGCAAACGACGATAGATAGGCATTTGCCCACCTTCAAAACCATTAAGAGAAACACCAGAACGTGATCTTTGCCCTTTCACACCTCGACCACCCGTTTTACCAGTACCCGAACCAATACCACGCCCAACACGCTTACGATTCCTTATTGCACCTTTGCAATCACTCAGTTCATTGAGTTTCATCTTTTGTACTCCTGCGACCTTTAACTTTCATCTATAACACGAACAAGATGCTGAACTTTAGCGATCATCCCCCGTACGCAAAGTGTATCCTCTAAAACACGTCGCCGATGCATTTTATTTAATCCAAGTCCTTTCAAAGTCGCACGCTGAATCTGCGAATTCCGAATCGGACTTCCAATTTGTTCGACCGTCACAGTTTTACTACTCTGAGATTTTTTCTGAACCATTTCTTAATTCCTTTTCTGATAATCTCAGAAATTATCCTTCCGCATCAACTAAATGCTGACGACGTGCCTGCAAAGTCGAATATTTGATACCACGTTGAGCTGCAATATCTCTAGGATGCATCTGACGTTTTAATGCATCAAAAGTTGCGCGCACCATGTTATAAGGATTGGAAGACCCTAGTGATTTTGCAACAACATCTTGCATACCAAGGGTTTCAAAAATAGCCCGCATTGGTCCCCCAGCAATAATACCGGTACCTGCAGAAGCAGAACGCAATAAAACACGACCAGCTCCATGATGACCTTCAAGATCATGATGCAAAGTACGTCCAGAACGAAGTGGAACATAAATCATCCCACGCTTCGCAGATTCTGTAGCTTTACGAACTGCCTCTGGCACTTCACGTGCTTTACCATGACCAAACCCCACACGTCCTTTTTGATCTCCAACAACAACAAGGGCGGCAAAACCAAAACGCCGACCACCCTTTACAACCTTAGCAACACGATTGATATGAACAAGCCTATCGACAAATTCACTCTCACGTTCATCTCGCTCACTACGTTCTTTTTGTGCCATTCCTCATTCCTTTTTCTTTTCCGGAAGCACGTTAACACAGTCCCATTATCAAAGCAAAGGAACTTAAACGAAACGCCCTAAAATTTCTTTACCTCAATTTCTCCTAAATAAGGTACCTTAGAAGTTTAAACCACCCTCACGAGCAGCTTCAGCCAGAGCTTTTACTCTACCATGGTAAACATAGGCACCACGATCAAAAACCACTTCATTAACACCAGCTTTCTTGGCACGCTCAGCAATTAATTTACCAACAGCAAAGGCAGCTTCTTTATCAGAACCACTTTTTAACGATTTTTTCAAATCACCGTCAAGGGTAGATGCAGAAACAAGCGTACACCCACGCAAATCATCGATAATTTGAGCATAGATATTTTGATTTGAACGATAAATACTAAGCCGCAGACGATTACCAGAAACCATTTTAATTCTACGCCGAACACGCCTTGCACGACGCTGAATAATGTCCTTAGATGAAACCATGATGCAAAACCCTTATTTCTTTTTGCCTTCTTTACGAAAGATACGCTCATCTGCATGTTTAATACCTTTGCCTTTATAAGGTTCAGGCCTACGATATTCTCGAATTTCTGCTGCGACTTGCCCAACTTGCTGCTTATCAATTCCAGAAACAACAATTTCTGTAGGCTTAGGGATGCTCACAGTCACACCCGACGGCACTTTATAAATCACATCGTGCGAAAAACCTAACGATAACTGAATATCCTTACCCTGCAAAGCAGCACGATAACCAACACCGTTGATCTCCAACCTTTTTTCAAAACCATCCTTGACACCACAAAAAATATTCTCAATCATTGAACGCGACATACCCCATTTGGAACGCGCATCTTTTGATTGATCACGGGGAGAAACTGATATAAAACTTTCCTCAAGTTTAACTAAGACTTCATCATTGACAAGATAACTTAGTTCACCTTTTGGACCTTTTGCCTTAACCAACTGACCTTCGACAGTCGCGGTAACACCAGAAGGAACTGAAATGGGCTTTTTCCCAATACGAGACATTGTTCTAACCTATTTTTCTTCTGTTTTCTTGATACAACTTAGAAAACACGACAAAGAAGCTCTCCACCGACATTTTGTTTACGCGCTTCATAATCCGCCATAACGCCTTTAGGAGTTGATAAAATCGAAATACCAAGACCATTTGCCACGTGAGGAATTGACTTAGCAGAAACATATACACGACGGCCTGGCTTTGAAACACGTGAAATCTCACGAATAGCAGCCAATCCTTCAAAATATTTCAACTCGATTTCAATTTCAGACTTTCCATCACCTAAATCGACTTGATTATATCCGCGAATATAACCTTCCGACTGAAGAACATCAAGTACACGTGCACGAAGCTTAGAAGCAGGTGTAACTACTTTACCTTTTTTACGAGCAAGGGCATTACGAATACGTGTTAACATATCACCAAGAGGATCTGACATAGACATTGAGTAATCTCCTCTCACCAACTAGACTTAATAATACCGGGAATATGTCCCACAGAACCAAGTTCACGCAATGCAATTCGCGACATCTTTAACTTACGATAATAAGCCCGAGGACGCCCTGAAACTTCACAACGATTACGAACACGAACTTTTGCAGAATTACGTGGTAATTCTGCCAATTGAACAGAAGCTTTAAAACGCTCTTCAAGAGAAATCTTCTGATCCATAACTATCGCTTTTAAACGTGCACGACGTGCAGCATAACGCTTCACCATTATCTCACGACGCTTATTTTTCTCAACGGCACTTACTTTGGCCATAATCTTACCTCGCTACATTTGCCGTTACGAACGAAAAGGAAAATTAAAAGCACGTAACAATTCACGCGCCTCATCATCCGTTTTTGCTGTCGTACAAACGATAATATCCATACCCCAAATTTGATCAACTTTATCATAATTGATCTCTGGAAATACAATGTGCTCTTTAATACCCATGGCAAAATTGCCACGACCATCAAAGCTTTTCGGGTTCAGACCACGAAAGTCACGAACCCGCGGAAGCGCAATCGTAACAAGACGATCTAAAAACTCAAACATACGATCTTTACGCAATGTGACTTTAGCACCAAGTGGCATGCCTTCACGAACCTTAAAGGTTGCAATAGAATTACGTGCACGAGTAACAACAGCCTTCTGACCCGTTATGAGTCCCAAATCTTCAGCAGCAATAGACGGTTTCTTGGAATCGGCAGTTGCCTCACCAATTCCCATATTAATCACAATTTTATCAACCCGCGGAATTTGCATAACATTTTTATAATTAAACTTCTCTTGAAGTGTTTTACGAACCACTTCAAAATAATGCGTTTTCATGCGGGGTGTTTGTTTTTCCTCAGCCATTAATCAACTCTCCCGAACGCTTGGCAAAACGAACCTTATTACCATCTGCATTCACACGAAAACCCACACGCGTAGGTTTACCATCTTTAGGATCAGCAATGGCCAAATTAGATAAATGAATCGGAGCTTCTTTAGAAATAATCCCAGCTTCTTGATTTTGTGTTTGACGCTGATGACGTTTAATCATATTCACACCACGAACAAAAGCTCTATTTTCCTTCGGATTCACTTTAATCACTTCACCACTACATCCTTTATCCTTACCGGATAAAACAATAACTTTATCACCTTTTCGAATCTTCTGCATAACATTTGCTCCTTATAACACTTCAGGAGCGAGCGAGATGATCTTCATATGATTCCTAGCGCGAAGTTCGCGGGGAACTGGTCCAAAGATACGTGTACCGATCGGCTCTTTCTTATTATCCACCAAAACAGCAGCATTACCATCAAAACGAATAACACTACCGTCCGCCCGACGAATATCCTTAGCAGTACGAACCACTACAGCCTTCATCACATCACCTTTTTTAACACGGCCACGAGGAATAGCATCCTTAACCGAAACAACAATAATGTCACCGACCGAAGCATATTTGCGCTTTGAACCGCCTAACACCTTGATGCACATGACACGACGGGCACCGGAATTATCGGCAACGTCGAGGTTTGTTTGCATCTGAATCATGACCAACTACCTTCTCTTAACATTTATATCCGGTCATGCTTCTAACATACCCGGATCTGCCCGCCAAATAACTATAAAGCTTTCGCTCTCAAATTTACCAACAAAAAAATTACCGTTAAACTCTAAAATAATAAGCTTGGTTAACTACGCTACACTGTCTTTAACAACAATCCAACGCTTATCTTTCGAAATTGGTTTAGATTCCTGAATAAAAATTTGATCCCCAATCTTGAACTGATTACTCTCGTCATGTGCTTTATACTTTTTAGACTGCCTAACAGTCTTTTTGAGAAGTGGATGAGAATAACGGCGTTCCACTTTGACAACCACAGTTTTATCGTTTTTATCACTTACAACAACACCTTGCAAAACGCGTTTAGGCATCTCTTATTTCCTT
Coding sequences within it:
- the rplQ gene encoding 50S ribosomal protein L17; this encodes MRHSKSGRKLNRTASHRKAMFANMAISLIEHEQIVTTLPKAKEIRPIVERLVTLGKRGGLHARRQAIASLRDAGKVAKLFDTLAPRYASRNGGYLRIMKAGFRTGDNAPMAVIEFVDRDVDAKGAVDRVRTESSANEKEASS
- a CDS encoding DNA-directed RNA polymerase subunit alpha — protein: MIQKNWQELIKPNKVEFSKHDNPNISSVIVEPLERGFGLTLGNALRRVLLSSLRGAAITAVQIDGVLHEFSSIPGVREDVTDIILNIKEIALRMREEGPKRIVVCKEGPGVLRAGDISTVGDMEILNPDHVICTLDEDAEIRMEFIVNTGKGYVPSDRNCIDDARIGLIPVDSLYSPIRKVSYKVENTREGQVLDYDKLTLTVETNGAVNGEDALAFAARILQDQLALFINFKEPEKPTVEESNSELAFNPALLKKVDELELSVRSANCLKNDNIVYIGDLIQKTESEMLRTPNFGRKSLNEIKEVLACMGLHLGMEVPTWPPENIDDLAKRYEDQY
- the rpsK gene encoding 30S ribosomal protein S11 — translated: MAKEATRVRRRERKNISSGVVHINSTFNNTMITITDAQGNAIAWSSAGAQGFKGSRKSTPFAAQVAAEDCARKAQEHGMRSLEVEVCGPGSGRESALRALQSVGFIITSIRDVTPIPHNGCRPRKRRRV
- the rpsM gene encoding 30S ribosomal protein S13 codes for the protein MARIAGVNIPTNKRVIIALQYIHGIGPKFAQEITKKVGIPIGRRVHELSDAEVLQIREAIDQGYQVEGDLRREVAMNVKRLMDLGCYRGLRHRRSLPVRGQRTHTNARTRKGPAKAIAGKKK
- a CDS encoding adenylate kinase, which produces MRIVLLGPPGAGKGTQAKMLCEEYHIPQLSTGDMLREVIRRETEIGKKAKAMINAGTLVSDSIVNQIVSDRIDESDCINGFVLDGYPRTVGQAEVLQQVLQSKNMQLDAVIELIVDEDALLERMKKRVQETIIAGGQVRSDDNPVAFAKRLVEYREKTAPLSEFYLQRRLLKLVDGMIGVTEVSRKIREVLK
- the secY gene encoding preprotein translocase subunit SecY, with translation MASAAEQFASNINFGTFSRATELKKRIWFTLGALLVYRFGTYISLPGINIDALRQTFEHHASGVLGLFNMFAGGAVGRMAIFALGIMPYISASIIVQLLTSIIPSLETLKKEGELGRKIINQYTRYVTVVLAILQAFGIAVALETGIGTGLQIVLEPGFMFRISSVITLVGGTMFLMWLGEQITSRGVGNGVSLIIFTGIVANLPSTFAQLLTAHSQADLSTFLFITIIFIAVSVIAIIVFVERAQRRILIQYPKRQVGNQMFQGDMSHLPLKLNTAGVIPPIFASSLLLLPATVNNFSDKMPQWVQAISYSLGHGQPLYMIVYAILMAFFCFFYTAIVFNPSDTADQLKKHSGFIPGIRPGERTAEYIDYVLTRITVVGAIYIILVCLLPEFMISALQVPFYLGGTSLLIVVTVTLDTVAQIQGHLVAHQYEGLIKKSKLRGGRRNR
- the rplO gene encoding 50S ribosomal protein L15, whose amino-acid sequence is MKLNELSDCKGAIRNRKRVGRGIGSGTGKTGGRGVKGQRSRSGVSLNGFEGGQMPIYRRLPKRGFRNFFAKDYNEVSLGRIQSAIDTGKLNIEKPVDIIALKEAGIIRRVKDGVRLLSDGELKVKISFNVSYASKAARLKIEKAGGQVHFPETV
- the rpmD gene encoding 50S ribosomal protein L30 — its product is MVQKKSQSSKTVTVEQIGSPIRNSQIQRATLKGLGLNKMHRRRVLEDTLCVRGMIAKVQHLVRVIDES
- the rpsE gene encoding 30S ribosomal protein S5; its protein translation is MAQKERSERDERESEFVDRLVHINRVAKVVKGGRRFGFAALVVVGDQKGRVGFGHGKAREVPEAVRKATESAKRGMIYVPLRSGRTLHHDLEGHHGAGRVLLRSASAGTGIIAGGPMRAIFETLGMQDVVAKSLGSSNPYNMVRATFDALKRQMHPRDIAAQRGIKYSTLQARRQHLVDAEG
- the rplR gene encoding 50S ribosomal protein L18 encodes the protein MVSSKDIIQRRARRVRRRIKMVSGNRLRLSIYRSNQNIYAQIIDDLRGCTLVSASTLDGDLKKSLKSGSDKEAAFAVGKLIAERAKKAGVNEVVFDRGAYVYHGRVKALAEAAREGGLNF
- the rplF gene encoding 50S ribosomal protein L6 translates to MSRIGKKPISVPSGVTATVEGQLVKAKGPKGELSYLVNDEVLVKLEESFISVSPRDQSKDARSKWGMSRSMIENIFCGVKDGFEKRLEINGVGYRAALQGKDIQLSLGFSHDVIYKVPSGVTVSIPKPTEIVVSGIDKQQVGQVAAEIREYRRPEPYKGKGIKHADERIFRKEGKKK
- the rpsH gene encoding 30S ribosomal protein S8 — translated: MSMSDPLGDMLTRIRNALARKKGKVVTPASKLRARVLDVLQSEGYIRGYNQVDLGDGKSEIEIELKYFEGLAAIREISRVSKPGRRVYVSAKSIPHVANGLGISILSTPKGVMADYEARKQNVGGELLCRVF
- the rpsN gene encoding 30S ribosomal protein S14, whose product is MAKVSAVEKNKRREIMVKRYAARRARLKAIVMDQKISLEERFKASVQLAELPRNSAKVRVRNRCEVSGRPRAYYRKLKMSRIALRELGSVGHIPGIIKSSW
- the rplE gene encoding 50S ribosomal protein L5 codes for the protein MAEEKQTPRMKTHYFEVVRKTLQEKFNYKNVMQIPRVDKIVINMGIGEATADSKKPSIAAEDLGLITGQKAVVTRARNSIATFKVREGMPLGAKVTLRKDRMFEFLDRLVTIALPRVRDFRGLNPKSFDGRGNFAMGIKEHIVFPEINYDKVDQIWGMDIIVCTTAKTDDEARELLRAFNFPFRS
- the rplX gene encoding 50S ribosomal protein L24 gives rise to the protein MQKIRKGDKVIVLSGKDKGCSGEVIKVNPKENRAFVRGVNMIKRHQRQTQNQEAGIISKEAPIHLSNLAIADPKDGKPTRVGFRVNADGNKVRFAKRSGELING
- the rplN gene encoding 50S ribosomal protein L14; its protein translation is MIQMQTNLDVADNSGARRVMCIKVLGGSKRKYASVGDIIVVSVKDAIPRGRVKKGDVMKAVVVRTAKDIRRADGSVIRFDGNAAVLVDNKKEPIGTRIFGPVPRELRARNHMKIISLAPEVL
- the rpsQ gene encoding 30S ribosomal protein S17, whose translation is MPKRVLQGVVVSDKNDKTVVVKVERRYSHPLLKKTVRQSKKYKAHDESNQFKIGDQIFIQESKPISKDKRWIVVKDSVA